The proteins below come from a single Blattabacterium cuenoti genomic window:
- a CDS encoding cbb3-type cytochrome c oxidase N-terminal domain-containing protein produces MRSKISSLIMIPSSFSIIIFMSYVFFQSYNQLLYITHPITILFFFIIVILLIILEFINNLIFKKKIESIPEKTRKNILDKNDGNYFYSIYRFIFHDPKKYNDKIKKIDHGFDGILELDNDIPIWWLHLFYITIAISIIYFFSFIFLDYSNPYREYKTAYKEQLKKIEIFEKKKPQASIENSYFKKELIEDGKILFKENCSTCHQSDGSGNIGPNLTDNYWINTVEKDLYKNIFSIIWNGSEKNPTMRAFGKSGEIKGNDIEKISSYVYFINQNLKKPLKQKKPQGKEILEWKHSK; encoded by the coding sequence ATGAGATCTAAAATTTCTTCTTTAATTATGATACCTAGTTCTTTTTCTATCATAATATTTATGTCTTATGTTTTTTTTCAAAGTTATAATCAATTATTATATATTACCCATCCTATTACTATACTTTTCTTTTTTATAATAGTAATATTGTTAATAATTTTAGAATTCATTAATAATTTAATCTTTAAGAAAAAAATAGAATCTATTCCAGAAAAAACAAGAAAAAATATACTTGATAAAAATGATGGTAATTATTTTTATAGTATTTATAGATTTATATTTCATGATCCAAAAAAATACAATGATAAAATAAAAAAAATAGATCATGGATTCGATGGTATTTTAGAATTAGATAATGATATACCAATATGGTGGTTACATTTATTTTATATTACTATTGCTATTTCAATAATTTATTTTTTTTCTTTTATTTTTTTAGATTATTCTAATCCTTATAGAGAATATAAGACAGCTTATAAAGAACAATTGAAAAAAATTGAAATTTTTGAAAAAAAAAAGCCCCAAGCATCGATAGAGAATTCTTATTTTAAAAAGGAATTAATTGAAGATGGAAAAATTCTTTTTAAAGAAAATTGTTCTACTTGTCATCAATCAGATGGAAGTGGAAATATAGGTCCAAATTTAACAGATAATTATTGGATAAATACCGTAGAAAAAGATTTATATAAAAATATATTTTCCATAATATGGAATGGTAGTGAAAAAAATCCAACTATGCGTGCTTTTGGCAAATCAGGAGAAATTAAAGGTAATGATATTGAAAAAATATCTAGTTATGTTTATTTTATAAACCAAAATTTAAAAAAACCTTTAAAACAAAAAAAACCTCAAGGAAAAGAAATTTTAGAATGGAAACATTCCAAATAA
- a CDS encoding FixH family protein, translated as MKKKLLCEIVILSSIIIFMTFIIYVAFFFPNVKSQLISNNYYEEEIKYQKIIDEKKNALKISKKINIFATNSGIVIRFPFSNGKGFVTLFRFSSKNLDFTKYFNLCKMSDKKLFIPKKFLVKGYYKIIIRWNDGNKKRYFIEKELFWNY; from the coding sequence ATGAAAAAAAAATTACTTTGCGAAATTGTAATTTTATCTTCTATAATAATTTTCATGACTTTTATTATTTATGTTGCATTTTTTTTTCCAAATGTAAAAAGTCAATTAATTTCAAATAATTATTATGAAGAAGAAATCAAATATCAAAAAATTATAGATGAGAAAAAAAATGCATTAAAAATTTCAAAAAAAATAAATATTTTTGCTACTAATTCTGGAATTGTAATTAGGTTTCCATTTTCCAATGGAAAGGGTTTTGTTACTTTATTTAGATTCTCTTCTAAAAATTTAGATTTTACAAAATATTTTAATCTATGTAAAATGTCAGATAAAAAATTATTTATCCCAAAAAAATTTTTAGTAAAAGGATATTATAAAATTATAATTCGATGGAATGATGGTAATAAAAAAAGATATTTTATAGAAAAAGAATTATTCTGGAACTATTAG
- a CDS encoding NADP-dependent malic enzyme: protein MKKNTIREESLDYHSKFPAGKIKITPTKNYNNQKYLSLAYSPGVAEPCKEIAKDFNKVYKYTSKGNLVAVITNGSAVLGLGNIGALASKPVMEGKSLLFKIFSGIDVFDIEINESNPEKFIEIVKSISPTFGGINLEDIKAPEAFEIEKRLKKDLDIPVMHDDQDGTAIISGAALLNAIDYVKKDIRNIKMIVNGAGAAAISCTRIYKKLGVNPNNILMFDSKGLLHDSRNDLNKEKKEFSIDIFMPFQKLEEAIINADVFIGLSTGGVLTNDMLKNMAKNPIVFAMANPDPEIEYNLAKKIRPDVIIATGRSDYPNQVNNVLGFPYIFRGALDVQASIINDEMKLAAVYAIASLAKEPVPEQVNIVYNKKNISFGKEYIIPKPFDNRLITHVTPAVAKAAIKTGVARNIISNWKVYKESLLDRMGYENKILRMIQNRARTNPKKVIFCDGEEYNILKSIQILNEEGIIHSPIILGNKKRIKDLISKNKLDVKFTIVDPEEEKNKYRVEHYAKILWKRRNRKGLTLHESKIRMKNNDYFGSMMLDQKEADLLITGYSRNFSLSIRPILKIIGKKNNNYKVFGMIILLTKRGPLFLADTAVIPNPTSEELAKIALMTSSLVKKFDIDPNIAMLSFKNFSSNSDLETSSKVSKTVSFLHKNYPNLIVDGEIQPDFALNEFLLASKFPFSKLVKKQTNIFIFPNLESSNLTYKFIRGLGEIQTIGPIMIGIKKPAHVMQMQSNIEEIINLTTIAVIDAQIRND from the coding sequence ATGAAAAAAAATACTATTCGTGAAGAATCTTTAGACTATCATAGTAAATTTCCTGCAGGAAAAATAAAAATTACTCCAACTAAAAATTATAACAACCAAAAATACTTATCACTTGCTTATTCTCCAGGTGTAGCTGAACCTTGTAAAGAAATAGCTAAAGATTTTAACAAAGTTTATAAATATACTTCAAAAGGGAATCTAGTAGCAGTAATTACTAATGGATCAGCTGTATTAGGACTAGGAAATATTGGAGCATTAGCTTCTAAACCAGTAATGGAAGGAAAATCCCTTTTATTCAAAATATTTTCTGGAATTGATGTATTTGATATAGAAATCAATGAATCTAATCCAGAAAAATTTATAGAAATTGTAAAATCTATATCCCCTACATTTGGTGGAATTAATTTAGAGGATATTAAAGCTCCAGAAGCTTTTGAAATAGAAAAAAGGTTAAAAAAAGATTTGGATATTCCTGTAATGCATGATGATCAAGATGGAACAGCAATTATTTCAGGTGCTGCGCTTTTAAATGCAATAGATTATGTAAAAAAAGATATACGTAATATAAAAATGATAGTAAATGGGGCTGGTGCAGCCGCAATTTCTTGTACAAGAATATATAAAAAACTTGGAGTTAATCCAAATAATATTCTTATGTTTGATAGTAAAGGATTATTGCATGATTCAAGAAATGATTTAAATAAAGAAAAAAAGGAATTTTCCATTGATATTTTTATGCCATTTCAGAAGTTAGAAGAAGCAATAATAAATGCAGATGTATTTATTGGATTATCTACAGGTGGTGTATTAACCAATGATATGTTAAAAAATATGGCTAAAAACCCTATTGTTTTTGCAATGGCGAATCCTGATCCAGAGATAGAATATAATTTAGCTAAAAAAATACGTCCTGATGTAATTATCGCTACTGGAAGAAGTGATTATCCTAATCAAGTTAATAATGTTTTAGGATTTCCTTATATTTTTAGAGGGGCATTAGATGTTCAAGCTAGTATTATAAATGACGAAATGAAATTAGCTGCAGTTTACGCTATTGCATCTTTAGCAAAAGAACCAGTTCCAGAACAAGTTAATATTGTTTATAACAAAAAAAATATTTCTTTTGGAAAAGAATATATTATTCCTAAACCATTTGATAATAGATTAATCACTCATGTTACACCAGCTGTAGCTAAGGCAGCTATAAAAACAGGAGTAGCAAGAAATATAATATCAAATTGGAAAGTTTATAAAGAATCTCTTTTAGATAGAATGGGATATGAAAATAAAATATTGAGAATGATACAAAATAGAGCCCGAACAAATCCAAAAAAAGTTATATTTTGCGATGGAGAAGAATACAATATTTTAAAATCAATTCAAATTCTTAATGAAGAAGGAATAATTCATTCTCCTATAATTTTAGGCAATAAAAAACGTATTAAAGATTTAATATCTAAAAATAAATTAGATGTAAAATTTACTATAGTAGATCCGGAAGAAGAAAAAAATAAATATAGGGTTGAACATTATGCAAAAATTCTTTGGAAAAGAAGAAATAGAAAAGGATTAACATTACATGAATCAAAAATTCGTATGAAAAATAACGATTATTTCGGATCTATGATGTTAGATCAAAAAGAAGCAGATCTATTAATTACAGGTTATTCTAGAAATTTTTCTTTAAGTATACGTCCTATATTAAAAATTATAGGAAAAAAAAATAATAATTATAAGGTTTTTGGAATGATAATATTATTAACTAAACGAGGTCCATTATTTTTAGCAGATACTGCTGTAATTCCTAATCCTACTAGTGAAGAATTAGCTAAAATTGCTTTAATGACTTCTTCTCTAGTAAAGAAATTTGATATAGATCCAAATATAGCAATGTTATCCTTTAAAAATTTTTCTTCTAATTCAGATTTAGAAACATCATCTAAAGTTTCTAAAACCGTATCTTTTTTACATAAAAATTATCCAAATCTAATAGTAGATGGGGAAATACAACCTGATTTTGCTTTAAATGAATTTTTATTAGCAAGTAAATTTCCTTTTTCAAAACTTGTAAAAAAACAAACAAATATATTTATTTTTCCAAATTTAGAATCTAGTAATTTAACCTATAAATTTATTAGAGGATTAGGAGAAATTCAAACTATAGGTCCTATTATGATAGGAATAAAAAAACCCGCTCATGTTATGCAAATGCAATCAAATATAGAAGAAATAATAAATTTAACTACAATAGCTGTAATTGATGCGCAAATAAGAAATGATTAA
- the murI gene encoding glutamate racemase, with protein MDKNNPIGIFDSGIGGLLIAKEIKIQMPNEYFIYFGDTGNMPYGDKSKNFIIKNAIKIVSFLYEKKCKALVIACNSITSNALNIILEKFQKKILILNVIDPVIKNNIFLYSKRIGIIATPSTIRSNFYLNEIKKYYRHLDIIQLSIPLLAFFIEKNFPIKKIENYIINYLIHLKSISIDVLILACTHYLYIYDYIRDFFNGKVHLLNIQKIVALEIKKKLKENRLLLLIDKNKNYKNKVPIFYTSSFNRFFQKKIKILFGKNFYLKNENI; from the coding sequence ATGGATAAAAATAATCCAATAGGTATATTTGATTCCGGAATTGGAGGACTTCTTATAGCCAAAGAAATAAAAATTCAAATGCCTAATGAGTACTTTATTTACTTTGGAGATACTGGGAATATGCCTTATGGAGATAAATCAAAAAATTTTATTATAAAAAATGCAATCAAAATTGTTTCTTTTTTATATGAAAAAAAATGTAAAGCTTTAGTAATAGCATGTAATTCAATAACATCTAATGCTTTAAATATAATTTTAGAAAAATTTCAAAAAAAAATATTAATATTAAATGTAATAGATCCAGTAATAAAAAATAACATATTTTTGTATTCTAAAAGAATAGGAATTATAGCGACCCCTTCTACTATTCGTTCAAATTTTTATTTGAATGAAATAAAAAAATATTATCGTCATTTAGATATAATTCAATTATCCATTCCATTATTAGCTTTTTTTATAGAAAAAAATTTCCCTATAAAAAAAATAGAGAATTATATAATTAATTATTTAATTCATTTAAAATCAATATCAATAGATGTTTTAATATTAGCTTGCACTCATTATTTATACATATATGATTATATAAGAGATTTTTTTAATGGAAAGGTTCATTTATTAAATATACAAAAAATAGTAGCATTAGAAATAAAAAAAAAATTAAAAGAAAATCGATTATTATTATTAATTGATAAAAATAAAAATTATAAAAATAAAGTTCCAATTTTTTATACATCTAGTTTTAATAGATTTTTTCAAAAAAAAATTAAAATTTTATTTGGAAAAAATTTTTATTTAAAAAATGAAAATATTTAA
- the rpsT gene encoding 30S ribosomal protein S20, producing MANHSSSIKRIKQNKIKYLRNRYLNKSTKTFIKKLLLNKNKKNHAIVISMIDKLSKKNIIHANKASRLKKKLCKKLFV from the coding sequence ATGGCTAATCATTCATCTTCTATAAAGAGAATTAAACAAAATAAAATTAAATATCTAAGAAATAGATATTTAAATAAAAGTACAAAAACTTTTATTAAGAAATTATTATTAAATAAAAATAAAAAAAATCATGCAATAGTGATTTCTATGATAGATAAATTATCTAAGAAAAATATTATACATGCTAATAAAGCTTCCAGATTAAAAAAAAAATTATGTAAAAAATTGTTTGTTTAA
- a CDS encoding 3-phosphoshikimate 1-carboxyvinyltransferase, whose translation MCSYINIHKNEPNVFGSISITGSKSISNRLLILKALYKNDIFIENISNCKDTNILKYSLCSNSEFLDINHAGTAMRFLTSYFSIQKNRITILTGSSRMKERPISILVEALNQLGAKITYLEKTGYPPIKILGKDILGGKVNLDARVSSQYISSLMLVASKFKIGLKISLLKKVTSIPYIKMTFDILKLAGIRIFWEGNNIGIFPGKKIGKKKFYIESDWSSASYYYSMAAISNNSNIKLNSYSNNSFQGDKKVAYLYEKHFGISTTFKEKTIILNKKSFFEKKKFLELDLNETPDLAQTIAVTCAAIGIKCYLKGLETLKIKETDRLLALKIELSKFGIISEITDSCIAIKKFIKKDFNHPIIIETYQDHRMAMSFIPFVLLYNIPLLKISNPNVVEKSYPLFWKDLKSIGFSIK comes from the coding sequence ATGTGTTCTTATATTAATATTCATAAAAATGAACCAAATGTGTTTGGTTCTATATCTATAACTGGATCTAAAAGTATTTCCAATCGTCTTCTAATTTTAAAAGCTCTTTATAAAAATGATATTTTTATTGAAAATATTTCCAATTGTAAAGATACTAACATACTCAAATATAGTCTATGTAGTAATTCTGAGTTTTTGGATATTAACCATGCCGGAACTGCGATGCGTTTTTTAACTTCTTATTTTTCTATTCAAAAAAATAGAATTACAATATTAACAGGGTCAAGTAGAATGAAAGAACGTCCTATTTCTATATTAGTGGAGGCTTTGAATCAATTAGGAGCTAAAATCACTTATTTAGAAAAAACTGGTTATCCACCGATAAAAATATTAGGAAAAGATATCTTAGGAGGTAAAGTAAATTTAGATGCAAGAGTTAGTAGTCAGTATATTAGTTCTTTAATGTTAGTAGCTAGTAAATTTAAGATCGGATTAAAAATATCTCTTTTAAAAAAAGTTACGTCTATTCCATATATAAAAATGACTTTTGATATTTTGAAATTAGCTGGGATACGAATTTTTTGGGAAGGAAATAATATTGGAATTTTTCCAGGTAAAAAAATTGGAAAAAAGAAATTTTATATAGAATCTGATTGGAGTTCAGCTTCTTATTATTATTCTATGGCAGCTATTTCAAATAATAGCAATATAAAACTTAATTCATACAGCAATAATAGTTTTCAAGGAGATAAAAAAGTTGCATATTTATACGAAAAACACTTCGGAATTTCTACAACTTTTAAAGAAAAAACAATTATTTTAAATAAAAAATCTTTTTTTGAAAAAAAAAAATTTTTAGAATTAGATTTAAATGAAACACCAGATTTAGCACAAACTATAGCCGTTACTTGTGCAGCTATTGGAATTAAATGTTATTTAAAAGGATTAGAAACTTTAAAGATTAAAGAAACAGATAGATTATTAGCATTGAAAATAGAATTATCAAAATTTGGTATTATTTCTGAAATAACTGATTCTTGTATAGCAATAAAAAAATTTATAAAAAAAGATTTTAATCATCCAATAATAATAGAAACCTATCAAGATCATAGAATGGCTATGTCATTTATTCCATTTGTATTATTATATAATATTCCTTTATTAAAAATAAGTAATCCTAATGTTGTGGAAAAATCATATCCTTTGTTTTGGAAAGATTTAAAATCAATAGGTTTTTCTATTAAATAA
- a CDS encoding nucleotide pyrophosphohydrolase: MKNIQKVVDNWIVNHGIRYFDILTNTILLSEEVGEVSRIIVRNYGEQSKKKNEIKEDLGRELSDVLFIIICLANQTGINLEKSFNKNLEEKKIRDHKRHHQNKKLK, encoded by the coding sequence ATGAAAAATATTCAAAAAGTTGTAGACAATTGGATTGTAAATCATGGAATACGTTATTTCGATATATTAACCAATACTATTTTATTATCTGAAGAGGTTGGTGAAGTTTCTAGAATTATAGTTAGAAATTATGGCGAACAATCAAAAAAAAAAAATGAAATAAAAGAAGATCTTGGAAGAGAATTATCAGATGTATTGTTTATCATAATTTGTTTAGCTAATCAAACTGGAATTAATTTAGAAAAATCTTTTAATAAGAATTTAGAAGAAAAAAAAATAAGAGATCATAAAAGACATCATCAAAATAAAAAATTAAAATAA
- a CDS encoding transketolase family protein, producing the protein MLKNKESKETRKGFGDALTFLGKKNKKIVALCADLTSSLFMKDFSIKYPDRFFQIGIAEANMMGIAAGLSIGEYIPFAGTFANFATSRVYDQIRQSIAYSNKNVKICASHSGLSLGEDGATHQSLEDIGLMKMLPGMTVINTCDYNQTYAATIAISNYIGPVYLRFGRPSVENFTKKNQIFEIGKAIYLTNGKDVTIVSTGHLVWESLKASKILYEKEGIESEVINVHTIKPLDEKTILQSIKKTGCIVTAEEHNYLGGLGESIARVITTKMHKIPQRIVAVNDTFGESGKPMELLNKYGLNYKSIIDKVKILLKLKNK; encoded by the coding sequence ATGTTAAAAAATAAAGAATCAAAAGAAACTAGAAAAGGATTTGGTGATGCTTTAACGTTTTTAGGAAAAAAAAATAAAAAAATTGTGGCATTATGTGCAGATCTCACCAGTTCTTTATTTATGAAAGATTTTTCAATAAAATATCCTGATAGATTTTTTCAAATTGGAATAGCAGAAGCTAATATGATGGGTATAGCAGCTGGATTGAGCATTGGCGAATATATACCATTTGCCGGAACATTTGCAAATTTTGCGACGTCTCGTGTATATGATCAAATCCGTCAGTCAATTGCTTATTCTAATAAAAATGTAAAAATATGTGCTTCTCATTCTGGATTATCTTTAGGTGAAGATGGGGCAACTCATCAAAGTTTAGAAGATATTGGATTAATGAAAATGTTACCCGGAATGACAGTAATTAATACATGTGACTATAATCAAACTTATGCTGCAACTATAGCGATATCCAATTATATAGGACCTGTATATTTACGTTTTGGACGGCCTTCAGTAGAAAATTTCACTAAAAAAAATCAAATTTTTGAAATTGGTAAAGCAATTTATTTAACAAATGGAAAAGATGTAACGATTGTAAGTACTGGTCACTTAGTATGGGAATCATTAAAAGCATCTAAAATTTTATATGAAAAAGAAGGGATTGAGTCTGAAGTTATTAATGTGCATACAATTAAACCATTAGATGAAAAAACCATTCTACAATCTATAAAAAAAACTGGTTGTATTGTAACAGCAGAAGAACACAATTATTTAGGAGGATTAGGTGAGAGTATTGCAAGAGTAATAACTACTAAAATGCATAAAATTCCTCAGAGGATAGTAGCTGTAAATGACACTTTTGGTGAAAGTGGTAAACCTATGGAATTATTAAATAAATATGGATTGAATTATAAATCAATAATAGATAAAGTAAAAATTTTACTAAAATTAAAAAATAAATAA
- a CDS encoding transketolase: protein MNIHYLKDLCIQVRRDILRMVNNANSGHPGGSLGCTEYLVALYKTIMNYNPKKFTMNGYGEDIFILSNGHISPLYYSVLARSGFFPIKELSSFRKINSRLQGHPSVHDKLPGIRISSGSLGQGMSVSIGVAISKKLNKELDTIIYSLHGDGELNEGQIWEAVLYAGSKKIDNYIATVDYNGQQIDGSTDEVLPLGDLKKKFLSFGWEVLEEKNGNDIYSVIKTLKNAKNKTRNKKPVLIILYTQMGYGVDFMMGDNKWHGKSPNDEELKIALDKLSNIKSQLEDYPL from the coding sequence ATGAATATACATTATTTAAAAGATTTATGTATCCAAGTTAGAAGAGATATTCTTCGTATGGTAAATAACGCAAATTCTGGTCATCCTGGAGGATCATTAGGATGTACAGAATATTTAGTAGCATTATACAAAACAATAATGAATTATAATCCAAAAAAATTTACAATGAACGGATATGGAGAAGATATTTTCATTTTATCAAATGGTCATATATCACCTTTATATTATAGTGTATTAGCTCGATCAGGTTTTTTTCCGATTAAAGAATTATCTTCTTTTAGAAAAATAAATTCTAGATTGCAAGGGCATCCTTCAGTACATGATAAATTACCAGGAATAAGAATATCTTCTGGATCATTAGGTCAGGGAATGTCAGTATCTATCGGAGTAGCAATATCAAAAAAATTAAATAAAGAATTAGATACTATTATCTATAGTTTACACGGAGATGGAGAATTAAATGAAGGTCAAATCTGGGAGGCTGTTTTATATGCAGGATCAAAAAAAATAGATAATTATATAGCAACTGTGGATTATAATGGTCAACAAATAGATGGATCAACGGATGAAGTACTACCTCTTGGGGATTTGAAAAAAAAGTTTTTATCGTTTGGATGGGAAGTGTTAGAAGAAAAAAATGGTAATGATATATATAGTGTAATTAAAACTTTAAAAAATGCTAAAAATAAAACTAGAAATAAAAAACCTGTTTTAATTATCTTATATACTCAAATGGGGTATGGAGTAGATTTTATGATGGGCGATAATAAATGGCATGGAAAATCTCCTAATGATGAAGAATTGAAAATAGCATTAGATAAACTTTCAAATATTAAAAGTCAATTAGAAGATTATCCATTATAA
- the smpB gene encoding SsrA-binding protein SmpB, translating into MSIINRKAKYKFHLYNYYIAGIQLLGSEVKSIRKNKVNISESFCQIKNGELYSINMYIEKYEFVFDPNYSTNRDRKLLLNKNELLKINKKLLNPGITIIPIEIFFNKNGYAKMKIAIAKGKKNHDKRESIKKRESIRDVKRYFI; encoded by the coding sequence ATGAGTATTATAAATAGGAAAGCAAAATATAAGTTTCATTTATATAATTATTATATAGCTGGAATACAATTATTAGGATCAGAAGTAAAATCCATAAGAAAAAATAAAGTAAATATTTCTGAAAGTTTTTGTCAAATAAAAAATGGAGAACTTTATTCTATTAACATGTATATTGAAAAATATGAATTTGTTTTCGATCCTAATTATTCAACTAATAGAGATAGAAAACTACTGTTAAATAAAAATGAATTATTAAAAATTAATAAAAAATTATTAAATCCAGGAATAACTATCATTCCTATTGAAATTTTTTTTAATAAAAATGGATATGCAAAAATGAAAATAGCTATAGCAAAAGGTAAAAAAAATCACGATAAACGAGAGTCTATTAAAAAAAGAGAATCAATTAGAGATGTAAAAAGATATTTTATTTAA